The region GAAGAACCAGATGACCCGGGCCGAGATGTCGACCTGGCCGCGCTTCACGCCGTGCCGCGCGCACGTCGGGTCCGCGTGGTGCAGGTTGTGCCAGGACTCGCCGAAGGACAGGACGGCCAGCCACCAGACGTTGGCGGAGCGGTCCCGCGCGGCGAAGGGCCGGTCTCCCCAGATGTGGCAGACCGAGTTGATGCACCAGGTGACGTGGTGCAGCAGCGCCACGCGCACGAGGCCGGCCCAGAGGAACGCGGTGAGCGCGCCCTGCCAGGACCACGTGGCCAGGCCGCCGATCACCCCCGGCGTCACGATGCTGGCGATCGCGATCCACATGAAGCTGTCGTCCACCCGGACGATGTCCCGGTCGGCGAGCAGGTCCGGTGCGAAGCGCTCGGCGTTCGTCTTGTCCCGCTCGAGCAGCCAGCCCATGTGCGCGTGCCAGAAGCCGCGGACGAGTGCCAGCGGGCCGGTGCCGAAGAGCCACGGCGAGTGCGGGTCGCCCTCCTTGTCCGAGAAGGCGTGGTGGCGGCGGTGGTCGGCGACCCAGGAGACGACGCTGCCCTGCAGCGACATGCTGCCGGCCACGGCGAGCGCGATCCGCAGCGGACGCGAGGCCTTGAAGGAGCCGTGGGTGAAGTAGCGGTGCAGCCCGACGGTCACCCCCAGGCCGCTGACCACGTAGAAGCCCACGAACAGGCCGACGTCCACCCAGCCGAGTCCCCAGCCCCAGGTGAGCGGAACCGCGGCGACGAGCGCGAGCGGCGGGATCGCCATGAACGCGATGACGAGGACCTGCTCGAGCATCGTGCGCTGTCCGGCGGTGACCGGGGCGGCGGCGGGAGGGGGTGGACGTTCTTGGGTGACCGCGGGCATGCGTGACCTTCGTTCGCTGAGGGGAGGGGTGGGTCGTCCGGAGGGAGGAGACGGTCGTGACGGCACGGTCACGGACGGCGGCGACGCCGCGCGCGATACCCGATCCACCTCTACGACGACCACCGCGGGTAACGGTAGCGCAACGGCCAGGTCGCGGGGAGGTCGCGGCGTCGTGTCGCGATCTCGTGTCCGTCTCGGCACATGCCTTTCACGTCGCGGTGCGGCCGTCGTCACGTCGGGGTCTGGTAGCGTTCGAACCGGTTGCAGTCGTGTCTTCCTCGATCGCCGTGACAGCGTGCGTGCGAAGTGTGACAGCGGGCTCCGCGCGCGGTCCGAGGGTTCTCCTGTTCGGTGCGCGGCCTGTCCGCGCAGCCTCCGGTCGTCGCGATGTCGGCCGGATCCGTACCGTGTGTGGGAGAAAAAGCTATGCCGCAGGGCACCGTCAAGTGGTTCAACGCCGAGAAGGGCTTCGGCTTCATCGCCACCGACGACAACGGGCCGGACGTGTTCGTCCACTACTCGGCCATCCAGACCAACGGCTTCCGGACCCTGGAGGAGAACCAGCGCGTCTCCTTCGAGGCCAGCCAGGGCGCCAAGGGTCCGCAGGCCGACACCGTGACCCCGCTCTGACGAACCTTCCGGTTTACGACGAGCTTCCGCCCCTGTAAGCAAGGGGCGATCCGATGCCGGCGATCCTTCGGGGTCGCCGGCATCGGCACGTCCGGGGGCTGTCCGCAGGGCAGACCCTCACAGGTACCTCTTCAGCCAGTCCGCGGTGAGCGCCAGGCCCTCGTCGACGCCCCGGGGCGCGAATCCCAGCGCGCGGGCACCGGCGTCGTCCATGTGCACCGGCGGGAAGCCGCCGTAGACCTCCGAGCGTCTCGCGAAGGTCGGCGCGTCCGGTCCCAGGGCCGAACCGGGCGGCAGCGTCCGCACCCGGTGCGGGCTGCCCAGCAGTTCGGCGGCCGTGTTCACCACCCGTCCGAACGGCGCGACCTCGCCGCACAGCACGTACCGTTTCCCGGCGCCCCCGTCGTCGAGCACGCGCAGCAGGCCCTCGGCGACGTCGGTCACCTGCACCCAGCCCATCGGCGCGTCGACGACCGTCGTGATCGTGCCGCGCGCCGCCTCCAGGAAGAGCCCGTTGTAGCTGAACGGCCCCCGGGGGCTCGGGCCGTAGATGCTGACGGGACAGGCGATCGAGACGGACAGGTCGTCGGCGGCGAGGACCAGTGCGTCCGCCTCCGCCTTGCTCGCGGAGTAGGGGTCGTCGAGCGCCGCGGGCGCGACGGGCTCCTCGGCGACGAGACCGGTGGCATCCATCACGGCCGCGCTGCTCGACGTCTGCACGAATCGCGGGACGCCCGCCTCGCGGGCCGCGGCGAGGATCGCCCGGGTCCCCTCCAGGTTCGCGTGCCGCACCTGCTCCGGCGTCCCGCCGACCGTCCCGGCGAGATGCAGGACCGCGGTGCAGTCGTCGACGGCCTTCACGAGGTCGTCCGAGTCCAGGTCCCCGGCGACGACCTCGACGCCCGCGGGAAGCAGCTCGGCGGCCCGTCCCGGATTCCGCACCAGGGCCCGCACCGGTCGTGACCTGCGCACGAGCAGGTCGACGAGCACGCTCCCGAGATATCCGGTGGCTCCGGTGACGAACAGCATCGGAACATCATCCACCGCTCGTCCGCGGGACGGGCGGTCGCCGGCGGGGCCCGGATCAGGGCGTTCGCCGCCCGGCGGCCGCCCGTCCCGGTCCGGGAACCGGTGAGCCGTCGGTCACCGGTCGGCCGGCCACCGTTCGTCGGGCCGTTCTCCATTCGTCTCCTCGTCACGTGCGGTCACCGCCGGACACCCCCGGGTGGACACCTGGAGGCTCTCAGGGGGTGTTTCATCTCATGTGTGAAGGGGCGCCGACGACGGCGCACCGGCGGGCGAATCAAGGAGGTCGGCGATGTCGTGGTGGGACAGCTACCGGGCCGTCTACGGCGCGGAGCTGAGGGCTGCCGCGCGTGAGTACGTCGACCACGGGTGGCCGTTGGTCCCCGGGCCGGGTGCGGACGTGCTCCTCGACACGGGGTCCGTCCTCGACATCGTGGAGGTGCCGGCCGAGGTCGGGCGTACCGTCTGCGCCACCCTGCGTGACCAGGGCCAGGTGGTCCCGGTCGCCGCGACGCCGCGCGACACGTGGTGGTTCCCGATGACCCCGAACCACGCCCTCCCGGCCGAGCTCAGCCTGCACACGGACGTCGTGCTGCACACCGACGGCATCGGGGTCCTCGCCCCGCCGACGGAGCGGCCGGACGGCTGGGTGCACTGGCGGGTCGCCCCGGGCCTGGTCGGCTACCGGGTGCCCGACGCAGACGTGATCATCGAGGCCGTGACCGCCGCCGTCCGGCGGCGGGCGGTGAACGACGACGAGCAGCCGGGTGCCCAGCGGCCCGCCGAGGCCGTCGTCGCCGGAGTGCGCAGGGCCTGACCCTGCGCCGGCGCGTCCGGCTCGTCGTCCGCGATCCCGCGGGGCATCGCCCCGCGCCGGACGACCCGGACGCACCTGGTGCGGCTCGGCGGCGGGGAGCACTTCTCCCCGAGCCTGGCAGCCGCACCCCGAACATGGCCGGGGCCGACGGAACACCGTCGGTCCCGGCCAGAACCATCTCCGGGCTCGTCCCGAGGGCGTCCCGGCCGGGGCGTGGGGGCAGCACACCCCGGCCGTTCGCGGCGGGGCGGCCCCGCGCGAGGGACCGGCGGACGGGTGGTCGCACCGCACGCGCGCCGGTGCTCGACCCGGGCCCGGCCGGTCCGGACGACGAGTGTTCGCACGGGCAGGCACTATGGGTTCGTGTCCCTCTCCGACCGCACCGACGTCGTCCCCGTGACCGAGCCCCCCGGACCGCGGCGTGGGACGCGGCCGTCCGTCCCGCTCGGTGCCTTCGGCCCGGTCGACGAGGAGATCAAGCGCCGCGATCTCCGGAAGATGAAGATGGTCGCCACCGGGTTCCTGCTCGGCGCGACGGTGCTGTTCCTCGTCATGCGCTACCTGGAGCAGATCCAGGGCCAGGCGTGGGCCGGCTACGTCCGGGCCGCGGCCGAGGCCGGCATGGTCGGTGCGCTGGCGGACTGGTTCGCCGTCACCGCGCTGTTCCGGCATCCGCTGGGGATCCCGATCCCGCACACGGCGATCATCCCGCGCAAGAAGGACACCATCGGCGATAGCCTCGGGGACTTCGTCGGCGAGAACTTCCTGTCCGAGGACGTCGTGCGGGACAAGCTCCGGCGCGTCGAGGTGTCCTCGCGGGTCGGCGCCTGGATCGGCCAGGAGGCGAACGCGGACCGCATCACCGCGGAGCTCGCGACGGCCGCGCGCGGTGTCGTCACCGTCCTGCGGGACGACGACGTGCAGGAGATCATCGAGCAGATCCTGGTCCGCAAGATCCTGGAGAAGGAGGTCGGGCCGCCGCTGGGCAAGATCCTCGAGGGGATCCTCGCCGACGGGGCGCACCGGCGGCTCGTCGACCTCGTGTGCGACCGTGCCTACGACTGGGTCACCGACAACCAGGAGATGGTCCTGCGGGTCGTGCACGAGCGCGCGCCCATGTGGACGCCGCGGTTCGTCGACGACATGGTCGCGGACAAGCTGTTCAACGAGGTCCGCTCCTACGCCTGGGCGGTCAAGACGGACCCCGAGCACCCGCTGCGGCACGCCGTGGACCGCTTCCTCAGCGAGTTCGCCGGAGACCTGCAGATGGACCCGGCGACCATCGCCCGTGCCGAGCAGGTCAAGCAGCAGGTCATCGAGCACCCCGAGGTGCAGAAGTTCATCGGGCAGGCCTGGGGCGTCGTCAAGGGCATGATCCTCGACGCCGCGGCGGACCCGTCGAGCGCGCTGCGGCTGCGGGTCCGGGACGGCCTGATGAGCTTCGGCGCCCGGCTCACCCACGACGCGGAGCTGCGCGGGAAGCTCGACGGCTGGCTCGCGGACGCGGCGGGCTACGTCGTGCGGCACTACCGCCACGAGATCACCACGCTGATCACCGACACCGTCGCGAAGTGGGACGCCGCGGAGACCTCGCGCAAGATCGAGCTCCAGGTCGGGCGGGACCTCCAGTTCATCCGGATCAACGGCACGGTCGTCGGCGCGCTCGCCGGGCTGGTCATCTACACGGTCTCGGAGCTGCTGTTCTGAGCTGCGCCGGAGGCGCAAATCGGGCGAAAAGTGTCGGGGGCCCGCTCTAGTCTCCGCGATATGACATCGACCGTGGCGGTCCGCGCCGAGGGCCTCGTGAAGACGTTCGGCTCCACGCGCGCGCTCGACGGCGTGGACCTGGAGATCCCGGCCGGGACGATCCTCGGCCTGCTCGGACCCAACGGCGCCGGCAAGACCACGACGGTCCGGGTGCTCACCACGCTGCTCCGGCCGGACGCGGGCCGGGCCTGGGTCGCCGGGCACGACGTGGTCGCGGAGCCGCAGGCGGTGCGGCGGGCGATCGGGCTGTCCGGCCAGTACGCCGCGGTGGACGAGAACCTCACCGGCTTCGAGAACCTGTACCTCGTCGGCCGGCTCTACGGGATGCGCCGCAGACCGGCCCGCGAGCGGGCGCGAGAGCTGCTCGAGCGGTTCAACCTGCAGGAGGCGGCCGAGCGGCCGTCGAAGACGTACTCGGGCGGGATGCGCCGCCGCCTGGACCTCGCGGGCGCGCTGGTCGCGCAGCCGCCCGTCGTCGTGCTGGACGAGCCCACCACCGGGCTGGACCCGCGCGGCCGGCTGGACACCTGGTCGATGATCTCCGAGCTCGTCGCCGACGGGGCCACGGTGCTGCTCACCACGCAGTACCTGGAGGAGGCGGACCAGCTCGCGGACAGCATCGTCGTGATCGACAAGGGCCGGGCGATCGCGCGCGGCACGGCGGACGAGCTGAAGAACCGGGTCGGCGGGGAGAGGCTGCAGCTCGTCGTCGCGGACGCGGACCAGCTGCCGGCGGCGCGGACCGTGCTCGCCGAGGTCGGGTCGGGGGAGCCGGTCGTCGACGAGAACCTGAGACGGCTGTCCGTCCCGGTCGACGGCGGGACGAAGGCACTGGTCGAGGTGCTGCGCCGCTACGACGGCGAGGACATCGAGGTGCAGGACGTCGCGCTGCAGCGCCCCACGCTCGACGACGTGTTCCTCAGCCTCACCGGCCGGACCGCCGAGGACACGGACGACGCCCCCGGCGCGGACCCGAAGGAGAAGAAGTGAACCCCGTGTCGCAGGCCGTCCGGGACGGCAGCATCGTCACCTGGCGGAACCTGGTCGGGATGAAGCGCGTCCCGGACGCGCTGATCGGCCTGACCGTGCAGCCGATCATGTTCGTACTGCTCTTCGCGCTGGTGTTCGCCGGCAGCCTCGGCGGGGACACCTACCGGGAGTTCCTGATCGCCGGGATCTTCGCCCAGACCGTCGCGTTCAACGTCTTCTTCACGACGATCGGGATGGCGAACGACCTGGGCAAGGGCGTGATCGACCGGTTCCGGTCGCTGCCCATGTCCCGGGTGGCGGTGGTGCTCGGGCGGACCACGGCGGACCTGGGCGTCGGGGTGATCACGCTGATCGTCATGGCGCTCACCGGGCTGGTCGTCGGCTGGCGGATCCGGGGGAGCTGGCTGGACGCGCTGGCCGGCTTCGGGCTGCTCCTGCTGTTCTCCTTCGCGATGTCCTGGATCGGTGTGTTCGTGGGGCTGGTCGCTCGGAACGTGGAGGTCGCGCAGAGCGTCGGGCTGCTCTGGCTCTTCCCGTTCACGTTCCTGTCCAGCGCGTTCGTCTCGGTCCAGGGGTTCCCGGGCTGGCTGCAGCCGGTGGGCGAGTGGAACCCGGTGAGCGCGGTGGCGCGGGCGTCACGGGTGCTGTTCGGCAACCCGACCCAGCTGCCGGGCTTCCCGGAGTCCACGGCCTGGCCGGCGCAGAACGCCGTCCTCTATGCCGTGCTGTCGTCGCTCGTGATCGTCGCGGTCTTCCTGCCGCTCGCGGTCGCTCGCTACCGCCACGTGGCGAGCAGGTAACCCCACCACTCGCGTCGTGGAGGCACAACCAAGCTCGACTGCCCCATGAGAGGGCGGCTCCTACGGCCAGGCCCGGCCCCACCGCCCACCGGGCCGGCGCACCGATCGTCCCGCCCGCGGCCACCGCGACGGACGGCCGGGAGCTGGCCGGACAGGGTTGCGGGCACGGCCCAGACCCCACGGGTGCGGTGATCGGGACGTGGCGCAGCCCACGCGACCAGCGCAAGCATTCCGCTTGCAACAGCTAGCACTCGTGCGTACGGTCGGTGGCGTGCGAGGAGGTGAATGCAGATGACTGAAGACTCGAAGAGTGACGGCACCACCGAACGCGTCGGCCAGGCGGTCGAGCAGGTCGGTCAGGCCGTCGGCCAGGCGGTCGACGACATCGGCTCCTACATCCGGGCCCAGCGGGAGACCGCCCAGGTCAGCCTGCGTCAGCTCGCCCGGACCGCCGGCGTGAGCAATCCCTACCTCAGCCAGATCGAGCGGGGGCTGCGCAAGCCGTCGGCCGAGATCCTGCAGCAGATCGCCAAGGGGCTCCGGATCTCCGCCGAGGCGCTCTACGTCAAGGCCGGGATCCTCGAGGAGAGGCCGCTGAGCGTGGTCACGGACGCGGTCCTGTCCGACGTCACGCTGACCGAGCGGCAGAAGCAGGTCCTGCTCGACATCTACCAGTCCTTCCGCCGCGAGAACGACCTACCGGCCGACCCCGGCGAACCAGCAGTTCCGACACCAGAACAGGGGAAGTGATCACCATGCCCGTTTCGCTGCCGACCGCCGCGGACGTCCGCAGGGTCCGTGAGCAGGCCGCCAAGAACGTCTCCGAGCAGGCCGGCGTCGTCAAGACCCCGCTGCTCGCAGTGCTCGGCGCCGGCGACCACGCCGTGAGCACCCTGCTCGGTGCCTACAGCACCGCCCGTACCCGGACGACCGAGCAGGTCGGGGCCGCGCAGCAGCGCGCCGCCGAGCTGCCCACCGAGCTCGCCGAGCTGCGTGGCAAGCTCAGCACCGACGAGCTGCGCAAGCTGGTCGACGAGCTGCGCGCCCAGGCCGAGAGGTACTACTCCGGCCTCGCGAAGCATGGCGAGACCACCTGGAGCAAGATCCGGCAGCAGCCGCAGGTCAAGCAGGCCTTCAGCTCCGTCGAGTCGCTCACCGAGACCTTCGACGCCCGGCTGGACGGCTTCGTCGACGACGCGCACGACGCGGCGGAGAAGGCGCTGTCCACCGTGACCCGGCAGACCCGTTCCGCCGGCGAGAAGGTCGCCCAGCGGACGCAGAAGTTCGCCGAGGAGGTCGCCGAGGAGGTCACCGAGGCGACGTCCGACGCCGGCGCCAAGCTGACCTCCGTGGGTGAGGACACCGCCGCGAAGATCGACGAGGCGGGTGACGACGCCGCCGCCACCACGCGCAGCACCACGCGCAAGGCCGCGAACCGCACCGCCCCGAAGACGACACCGAAGACCGCGACCCGCAAGCCGGCCGCGCGTCGTACCGGTACCAACGGCACGAACGACACGAACGGCACCGCCAAGAGCTGATCACCCCGGTTCGCCCCGACGGCCCCGGAGCCTCCCGCTCCGGGGCCGTCGTCGTGCCCGGCCGGCCGGGACGCGACCGCACGATGTTCATGAACGGTCACGGGGCAGGAGTGTCGGGAACCCACCTGCGCACGTAGTCTGGGCAGGTGAACCTGCTAGCGAACCTCGATTCCCTGGTGCTGGCCGTCATCGGCATCGTGGTCGCAGTGGTGTCGGGGTACGCGTTCGTCCACGTCGTGCGGCAGCGCGCGGACGCGTTCCAGGCAGCCGGGAAGCTGACGAAGAACGCCTGGCTCGGCATCACCGGGGCGTCCGGATTGTTCCTGCTGCTCATCCCGGTCTTCCGGGTCGTCTACAGCCCCAGCTTCGCGGGCATCCTCGCGGCCTTCCAGGGGCTGCGCAGCGAGTTCACGCTGTTCTGGCTGGCCGGCCTCGTGGCCACGCTCGTGTACGTCGTCGACGTGAAGCCCGCCGTCGTCGGGGTGCAGCGAGGTGACCAGCGCTGGTGACCTGGTCCGTCCTCGGCACCCTGCGCGCGGTGCCCGCACTCGACCGCCCGGACCTGCTGGCCGAACCGGTCGCCAAGGCTCTCGCCGCCCTGGACGACGCGAGCGGCGTGGGTGTGGCGGAGATCGATCCCGACCTGGCGGACACCGCCGCCTTCTGCACCGCCTACTCCTTGCCGCCGGAGTCGTCGGCGAACTGCGTCGTCGTCTCCGGGAAGCGCGGCGGCGAGGTGCGCTACGCCGGGTGCCTGGTCCTCGCGACGACCCGCGCGGACGTCAACGGCGTCGTGCGCAGGAAGCTGGACGTCCGGAAGGCCTCGTTCGCGCCGATGGCCGAGGCCGTCGAGCTCACGGGCATGGAGTACGGCGGGATCACCCCGCTCGGCCTGCCCGCGGACTGGCCGCTGCTGATCTCGCCGGAGGTCGCCGCCGCGGAGGCGGTCGTGGTCGGGAGCGGGATCCGCGGGTCGAAGCTCGCCGTGCCCGGCTCGGTACTGGCCGCGCTGCCCGGCGCCGAGGTCGTCGAGGGTCTCGCCCGACCTGCTTGAGTCCATCCCGCTCAAGGTTCCTGCGTTCACCCACAGCACAAATACTTGAGCGTTGGAATGTCTCTTGCGGTGTAAGCGTTGTGCAGGACATGACACAGACGCTGAAGCTGCCGGTGCTTCCGCTGACCGACTCGGTGGTGCTGCCCGGCATGGTGGTCCCCGTCCGTCTCGACGCGCCGGAGGTTCAGGCTGCGGTTGACGCCGCAGAAGGCAAGAAGGTCCTGGTCGTCCCCCGGCTCGACGGGAAGTACGCCGCGATCGGTGTGGTCGCG is a window of Pseudonocardia sp. T1-2H DNA encoding:
- a CDS encoding acyl-CoA desaturase; the protein is MPAVTQERPPPPAAAPVTAGQRTMLEQVLVIAFMAIPPLALVAAVPLTWGWGLGWVDVGLFVGFYVVSGLGVTVGLHRYFTHGSFKASRPLRIALAVAGSMSLQGSVVSWVADHRRHHAFSDKEGDPHSPWLFGTGPLALVRGFWHAHMGWLLERDKTNAERFAPDLLADRDIVRVDDSFMWIAIASIVTPGVIGGLATWSWQGALTAFLWAGLVRVALLHHVTWCINSVCHIWGDRPFAARDRSANVWWLAVLSFGESWHNLHHADPTCARHGVKRGQVDISARVIWFFERFGWAHSVRWPTTKRLERLAAR
- a CDS encoding cold-shock protein encodes the protein MPQGTVKWFNAEKGFGFIATDDNGPDVFVHYSAIQTNGFRTLEENQRVSFEASQGAKGPQADTVTPL
- a CDS encoding NAD-dependent epimerase/dehydratase family protein; translated protein: MLFVTGATGYLGSVLVDLLVRRSRPVRALVRNPGRAAELLPAGVEVVAGDLDSDDLVKAVDDCTAVLHLAGTVGGTPEQVRHANLEGTRAILAAAREAGVPRFVQTSSSAAVMDATGLVAEEPVAPAALDDPYSASKAEADALVLAADDLSVSIACPVSIYGPSPRGPFSYNGLFLEAARGTITTVVDAPMGWVQVTDVAEGLLRVLDDGGAGKRYVLCGEVAPFGRVVNTAAELLGSPHRVRTLPPGSALGPDAPTFARRSEVYGGFPPVHMDDAGARALGFAPRGVDEGLALTADWLKRYL
- a CDS encoding DUF445 domain-containing protein translates to MSLSDRTDVVPVTEPPGPRRGTRPSVPLGAFGPVDEEIKRRDLRKMKMVATGFLLGATVLFLVMRYLEQIQGQAWAGYVRAAAEAGMVGALADWFAVTALFRHPLGIPIPHTAIIPRKKDTIGDSLGDFVGENFLSEDVVRDKLRRVEVSSRVGAWIGQEANADRITAELATAARGVVTVLRDDDVQEIIEQILVRKILEKEVGPPLGKILEGILADGAHRRLVDLVCDRAYDWVTDNQEMVLRVVHERAPMWTPRFVDDMVADKLFNEVRSYAWAVKTDPEHPLRHAVDRFLSEFAGDLQMDPATIARAEQVKQQVIEHPEVQKFIGQAWGVVKGMILDAAADPSSALRLRVRDGLMSFGARLTHDAELRGKLDGWLADAAGYVVRHYRHEITTLITDTVAKWDAAETSRKIELQVGRDLQFIRINGTVVGALAGLVIYTVSELLF
- a CDS encoding ATP-binding cassette domain-containing protein, coding for MTSTVAVRAEGLVKTFGSTRALDGVDLEIPAGTILGLLGPNGAGKTTTVRVLTTLLRPDAGRAWVAGHDVVAEPQAVRRAIGLSGQYAAVDENLTGFENLYLVGRLYGMRRRPARERARELLERFNLQEAAERPSKTYSGGMRRRLDLAGALVAQPPVVVLDEPTTGLDPRGRLDTWSMISELVADGATVLLTTQYLEEADQLADSIVVIDKGRAIARGTADELKNRVGGERLQLVVADADQLPAARTVLAEVGSGEPVVDENLRRLSVPVDGGTKALVEVLRRYDGEDIEVQDVALQRPTLDDVFLSLTGRTAEDTDDAPGADPKEKK
- a CDS encoding ABC transporter permease; this encodes MNPVSQAVRDGSIVTWRNLVGMKRVPDALIGLTVQPIMFVLLFALVFAGSLGGDTYREFLIAGIFAQTVAFNVFFTTIGMANDLGKGVIDRFRSLPMSRVAVVLGRTTADLGVGVITLIVMALTGLVVGWRIRGSWLDALAGFGLLLLFSFAMSWIGVFVGLVARNVEVAQSVGLLWLFPFTFLSSAFVSVQGFPGWLQPVGEWNPVSAVARASRVLFGNPTQLPGFPESTAWPAQNAVLYAVLSSLVIVAVFLPLAVARYRHVASR
- a CDS encoding helix-turn-helix domain-containing protein, whose amino-acid sequence is MTEDSKSDGTTERVGQAVEQVGQAVGQAVDDIGSYIRAQRETAQVSLRQLARTAGVSNPYLSQIERGLRKPSAEILQQIAKGLRISAEALYVKAGILEERPLSVVTDAVLSDVTLTERQKQVLLDIYQSFRRENDLPADPGEPAVPTPEQGK
- a CDS encoding DUF2516 family protein; translation: MNLLANLDSLVLAVIGIVVAVVSGYAFVHVVRQRADAFQAAGKLTKNAWLGITGASGLFLLLIPVFRVVYSPSFAGILAAFQGLRSEFTLFWLAGLVATLVYVVDVKPAVVGVQRGDQRW
- a CDS encoding YbaK/EbsC family protein, which encodes MTWSVLGTLRAVPALDRPDLLAEPVAKALAALDDASGVGVAEIDPDLADTAAFCTAYSLPPESSANCVVVSGKRGGEVRYAGCLVLATTRADVNGVVRRKLDVRKASFAPMAEAVELTGMEYGGITPLGLPADWPLLISPEVAAAEAVVVGSGIRGSKLAVPGSVLAALPGAEVVEGLARPA